A window from Salminus brasiliensis chromosome 7, fSalBra1.hap2, whole genome shotgun sequence encodes these proteins:
- the setd5 gene encoding histone-lysine N-methyltransferase SETD5 isoform X1 → MSIAIALGVTTPETPYTDMAAGSDPESVEASPAVNEKTYSNHSCGSAQNHGYRGLPYAMQQSSVVCCQDHNYGAPPPPTPPASPLSQTIIPRLEFNGALGRPRSRFHANDPDNSADSESSSEEEEGAVPAGWCQCRLMSDGYLIKCESCRGLDRRKGLDGQRRKADNVSVGESSATESGDEEVSAATVSYTATQHTPTSITLTVNRVKRSKAKKRKKSTEKTRATPKAKKVKAFREGSRKSLRMKNSTSEASVLDENTAEGWETRIRQWTDQYEEALANQYSADVQMLLQLHHSANKNSQSPTALTMDTINRTELACNNTVLSSQMQLQLGRVTRVQKHRKILRAARDLESDTLIIEYRGKVMLKQQFEVNGHFFKKPYPFVLFYSKFNEVEMCVDARTFGNDARFIRRSCTPNAEVRHMIAEGMIHLCIYAVTRISKDSEVTIGFDYEFNSCNYKVDCACHKGNQNCPVQKHNQSPSESMLPPSQHPLPTLPGAETRRRRARRRELEGSGGVGGVSDDSNHLLDEHGETQGASDAEEGLLDGMKQEEGHEEVDETGVLISGRRSREDRKAEAIMHVFENLERRRKRVSQGMERGGPDDPKQEGVEPEDGEASSPIVANPVPNTAMTGVCTRRTSFALDPATVSESEKTPSTPLAAPKPPPTRSSKPRPKSRISRYRSGSAQRARRQRQALLAQQAAEAGAAGGEEGGSAAGPGELGLGDGALGAGQLQDGDGCGTASAALGSKAGVRYPKTKKYLVTEWLNDKAPERVEEPVERPLRITTDPTVLATTLNMLPGLSHSPLICTTPKHYIRFGSPFNPERRRRPLTVDPAYGSCKKRWIKQAHDESMSSVSIEDGTESNSSHQSNSSSTASLTSRPELTAPFKKRKSKYAPETVAPPPDLLLRPLSPITPPLPSDPSISSLHPLLTSCSLYLGAEEERQNGAMLPYSPLPSLPASRCNTPLQFENISSPETSPVHRSESLSPEPCLRPDFDTPRIPTFPDLSMTSSLGSPAPVSEDFSLVIPDTLGVSGGGSSLTPGPVSNTSDASLGSRSNEAQAREQVFRTEFNLIYTCSPLNANLTTGPVTDRRHSQSEGSFSPAESYFSTVSGQALHAETGSGSLSPFPEPHFGGSYPDSGTPPHTSNPPQKKKRAMGSGVSQLSGLPGYQALTVRGEFKPGQNMVSLLEYRKRKQGARDHDPGGTIGTPTRPSSLCPSAESPGGPRSLLQSTASPHSSFSSPAHQAFPQIEEVSPPDLSSSIVTHSQPSGPRAPDSSQWMVPTSVERLREGQGVLERVLRGNIKMDRVLKRSEGGASEHSSSRDKDTDGVEGDRYDLSSSSLASPMRSPQGYSPSVHPHQMPPHLSESHQHLESPVYHQQSSSPFRPAFSASSSPSSSSVVQGYHPSRLGTPTPLPQDALSSSAPSSSSVDSRQAGVALHHHGSSGGGVMDMAHLYSGSHLKASLLNSTLSGSVSLSSRSQGHPKTDSSAALCSQPSHGSRLAQPATVRSLKPGSPGQAVLQASSRLLSASGAQHYPQRHLQQPPMQGSGVRTQSGTY, encoded by the exons TCCTGAGTCAGTGGAAGCGAGCCCTGCAGTGAATGAGAAGACATACTCTAACCACAGCTGTGGGAGCGCACAGAATCATGGCTACCGCGGCCTACCTTATGCT ATGCAACAGTCTTCCGTTGTGTGTTGTCAGGATCATAACTATGGAGCGCcgccccctcctacccctcccgCCTCCCCGCTCTCTCAGACCATCATTCCCCGCCTGGAATTCAACGGTGCCCTGGGCCGCCCCAGATCCCGCTTCCATGCCAATGACCCTGACAACTCCGCCGACAGCGAGAGCTCGTCGGAGGAGGAAGAGGGTGCTGTGCCGGCAGGCTGGTGCCAGTGCCGCCTTATGTCGGACGGCTACCTCATCAAATGTGAGAGCTGCAG GGGTCTGGACAGGAGGAAAGGGCTGGATGGACAGCGCCGGAAAGCAGACAATGTGTCGG TAGGAGAGAGCAGTGCTACAGAAAGTGGAGATGAGGAGGTGTCTGCTGCCACAGTGTCATACACAGCCACTCAGCACACACCCACCAGCATCACCCTCACTGTCAACCGAGTCAAACGCAGTAAAgccaagaagagaaagaagagcaCTGAGAAAACACGAGCCACCCCTAAAGCAAAGAAGGTCAAG GCCTTTAGAGAAGGCTCCAGAAAATCCTTGAGGATGAAG AACTCAACCAGTGAGGCAAGTGTGTTGGATGAGAACACGGCTGAAGGCTGGGAGACACGTATTCGTCAGTGGACAGACCAGTACGAGGAGGCCCTGGCCAACCAGTACAGCGCTGATGTTCAAATgcttctccagctccaccactcCGCTAACAAGAATTCACAAAGCCCGACAGCCCTCACCATGGACACCATTAACCGCACAGAGCTGGCCTGCAACAACACTGTGCTCAGCTCTCAGATGCAG TTGCAGTTGGGCCGTGTAACGCGTGTCCAAAAACACCGGAAGATCTTGCGAGCAGCACGTGATTTGGAGTCTGACACACTCATCATTGAGTACAGAGGCAAAGTCATGCTGAAACAGCAGTTTGAGGTCAATGGCCACTTCTTCAAAAA GCCGTACCCATTTGTCCTGTTCTACTCGAAGTTTAATGAGGTGGAGATGTGTGTGGATGCTCGGACATTTGGCAATGATGCTCGCTTCATCAGGAGATCCTGTACGCCCAATGCTGAG GTGCGGCATATGATTGCAGAGGGTATGATTCACCTGTGTATCTATGCTGTAACCCGAATCTCTAAAGACTCTGAGGTTACAATCGGCTTTGACTATGAGTTCAACAGCTG TAATTATAAGGTGGACTGTGCATGTCATAAAGGCAACCAGAACTGCCCGGTGCAGAAGCATAACCAGAGCCCGTCAGAGTCTATGCTGCCTCCATCACAGCACCCACTGCCTACCCTGCCAGGAGCAGAGACTCGCCGGAGACGGGCACGTAGAAGAGAATTAGAAGGGAGTGGAGGCGTTGGGGGCGTGTCTGACGATAGCAACCATCTCCTTGATGAACATGGGGAGACACAAGGAGCTAGTGATGCAgag GAGGGTCTGCTCGATGGAATGAAGCAAGAGGAGGGACATGAGGAGGTAGACGAAACCGGAGTCCTTATATCAGGCAGACGG TCAAGAGAGGACCGTAAAGCTGAGGCCATCATGCATGTGTTTGAGAATTTGGAAAGGCGGAGAAAACGTGTTTCTCAGGGCATGGAACGGGGTGGGCCAGACGACCCCAAGCAGGAAGGGGTGGAGCCTGAGGACGGTGAGGCTTCATCTCCCATAGTGGCCAACCCTGTTCCAAACACAGCAATGACAGGAGTTTGCACACGCCGGACATCTTTCGCTCTT GACCCAGCAACAGTGTCAGAATCAGAAAAGACCCCCTCTACACCTCTTGCTGCCCCAAAACCTCCCCCAACACGCTCCTCAAAACCCAGACCCAAGAGTCGCATCTCCCGCTACCGCTCTGGCTCAGCTCAGCGGGCGCGCAGGCAGCGACAGGCTCTGCTGGCTCAGCAAGCGGCTGAGGCTGGGGCAGCTGGAGGTGAGGAGGGTGGTAGTGCAGCTGGTCCGGGGGAGCTGGGGCTCGGAGATGGGGCTTTGGGGGCTGGGCAACTGCAGGATGGAGATGGCTGTGGAACTGCTTCTGCAGCACTAGGCAGCAAGGCCGGTGTGAGATACCCAAAAACTAAAAAG TACCTGGTGACTGAGTGGCTAAACGATAAGGCTCCAGAGCGTGTGGAGGAGCCTGTGGAACGGCCACTGCGTATCACGACTGACCCTACCGTGCTGGCCACCACACTCAATATGCTGCCAGGCCTCTCGCACTCACCTCTCATCTGCACCACCCCCAAACACTACATCCGCTTTGGCTCACCCTTCAACCCAGAGAGACGGCGCCGGCCACTCACTGTTGACCCTGCATATGGCTCCTGCAAGAAG AGGTGGATAAAGCAGGCGCACGATGAGAGCATGTCGTCTGTTTCCATAGAGGATGGAACTGAGTCCAACTCTTCACACCaaagtaacagcagcagcacggCCTCCCTTACCTCCAGACCTG AACTGACGGCACCCTTTAAAAAGAGGAAGTCGAAGTATGCACCAGAGACAGTGGCCCCACCTCCTGACCTTTTGCTGCGACCTTTGTCTCCAATCACGCCGCCACTGCCCTCGGATCCCTCCATCAGTTCGCTGCACCCACTTCTCACCTCCTGCTCTCTGTATTTAGGAGCTGAGGAGGAGAGGCAGAACGGCGCCATGCTCCCctactctcctctcccctctcttcccGCCAGCCGCTGCAACACACCTCTGCAGTTTGAG AACATCTCATCTCCAGAGACGTCACCTGTACACAGATCAGAGTCTCTTTCTCCAGAG CCCTGTTTGCGGCCAGACTTCGATACGCCACGGATCCCTACGTTCCCAGACCTTTCAATGACCTCTAGCCTTGGCAGTCCCGCACCTGTGTCTGAAGACTTTTCCTTGGTTATCCCAGACACTCTGGGTGTATCTGGAGGTGGGAGCTCCCTTACTCCAGGCCCGGTATCCAACACCAGTGATGCTTCCTTGGGCTCACGCTCAAATGAGGCTCAGGCTCGAGAGCAGGTCTTTAGGACAGAGTTTAACCTCATCTACACCTGTTCTCCCCTCAACGCCAACCTGACCACTGGCCCAGTCACTGACCGGCGTCACTCACAGTCAGAGGGCAGCTTCTCTCCTGCTGAGTCCTACTTCAGCACTGTGAGTGGCCAGGCTTTGCATGCAGAGACAGGCTCTGGTTCCCTTTCACCCTTTCCAGAGCCTCACTTCGGGGGCAGCTACCCAGACAGTGGAACACCACCTCATACCAGCAATCCACCACAGAAGAAGAAG AGGGCCATGGGGAGTGGCGTTAGTCAGCTGTCAGGCTTGCCTGGTTACCAGGCACTAACTGTAAGGGGCGAATTCAAGCCAGGGCAGAATATG GTCTCTCTACTGGAGTACAGAAAGAGGAAGCAGGGAGCACGGGACCACGACCCTGGAGGCACAATAGGTACCCCCACCCGTCCCAGCTCTCTCTGCCCCAGTGCCGAGTCCCCAGGTGGGCCTCGCTCACTGCTGCAGTCCACTGCCTCCCCACACAGTTCCTTCTCCTCTCCAGCCCACCAGGCCTTCCCACAGATAGAGGAGGTCAGTCCCCCGGACCTCAGCTCCAGCATTGTGACTCACTCTCAACCTTCCGGCCCCCGTGCTCCTGACTCCAGCCAGTG GATGGTACCAACATCTGTAGAGAGGCTCAGAGAGGGGCAGGGAGTTTTAGAACGGGTTCTAAGAGGCAATATAAAAATGGATCGAGTTCTTAAAAGGTCGGAAGGTGGAGCGAGTGAGCACAGCAGCAGCCGAGACAAGGATACAG ATGGAGTGGAAGGGGATAGGTATGATCTTTCAAGTTCATCTTTGGCTTCCCCTATGAGGAGTCCTCAGGGGTACAGCCCATCTGTCCACCCGCATCAG ATGCCACCTCACCTGTCAGAATCCCATCAACATCTGGAAAGCCCGGTCTACCACCAGCAGAGCTCCTCCCCCTTCCGTCCCGCCTTCAGCGCCTCCTCTTCACCTTCCTCTTCGTCAGTGGTTCAGGGCTACCATCCGTCACGGCTGGGCACGCCCACTCCTCTACCCCAGGATGCACTCTCCTCATCAgccccttcctcctcctcagtaGACTCCAGGCAGGCAGGGGTTGCTCTGCATCACCAcggcagcagtggaggaggcGTGATGGACATGGCGCACCTTTACTCTGGCAGCCATCTCAAAGCCAGCCTGTTGAACAGCACTCTGTCAGGGTCTGTTAGCCTGTCCTCCAGAAGTCAGGGGCACCCCAAAACAGACAGCAGCGCTGCCCTTTGCAGCCAGCCTTCACATGGATCCAGACTAGCCCAGCCTGCTACAGTTCGAAGCCTAAAACCAGGCAGTCCCGGGCAGGCAGTGCTGCAGGCCAGCTCCAGGCTTCTCTCAGCCTCCGGTGCGCAGCACTACCCACAGCGGCATTTACAGCAGCCCCCTATGCAGGGTTCAGGGGTACGGACACAATCTGGGACCTACTAG